The following coding sequences lie in one Chelonoidis abingdonii isolate Lonesome George chromosome 6, CheloAbing_2.0, whole genome shotgun sequence genomic window:
- the ISOC1 gene encoding isochorismatase domain-containing protein 1, with the protein MVRRRSRSRDWGPLVCQGGGSGWRSSNSGGLGRREAPERLPLNMAAAAPPADGGGCCPAGPGGGGGGSVPVLFCFSVFARPSTVPHGAGYELLIQKFLSLYGDQLDMHRKFVVQLFAEEWSQYIDLPKGFVVSERCKVRLVPLQIQITTLGNLTPSSTVFFCCDMQERFRPAIKYFGDIISVGQRLVQGARILGIPVIVTEQYPKGLGSTVQEIDLTGVRLVLPKTKFSMVLPEVEAALADIPGVRSVVLFGVETHVCIQQTALELVGRGVEVHIVADATSSRSMMDRMFALERLARTGIIVTTSEAILLQLVADKDHPKFKEIQNIIKASAPESGLLSKV; encoded by the exons ATGGtgaggaggcggagcaggagcCGGGATTGGGGACCGCTCGTCTGCCAGGGGGGCGGGAGCGGCTGGCGGAGCAGCAATAGCGGTGGCTTGGGCCGCAGGGAGGCGCCTGAGCGGCTGCCCCTGAACATGGCGGCGGCTGCTCCTCCCGCGGACGGCGGGGGTTGCTGCCCGGCCGGGcccggcggcggcggcggcggctcggTGCCTGTGCTCTTCTGCTTCTCGGTCTTCGCCCGGCCCTCGACCGTGCCGCACGGCGCCGGCTACGAGCTGCTGATCCAGAAGTTCCTGAGCCTCTACGGGGACCAGCTCGACATGCATCGCAAGTTCGTGGTGCAGCTCTTCGCCGAGGAGTGGAGCCAGTACATCGACCTGCCCAAGGGCTTCGTGGTCAGCGAGCGCTGCAAAGTGCGCCTGGTGCCGTTGCAGATACAG ataaCTACATTAGGCAACCTGACACCTTCAAGCACCGTATTCTTTTGTTGCGATATGCAAGAAAGATTCAGACCTGCTATCAAATATTTTGGTGATATCATCAGCGTAGGACAAAGATTG GTCCAGGGTGCACGGATTTTAGGAATTCCAGTCATTGTGACAGAACAGTATCCCAAAGGCCTTGGCAGCACCGTGCAAGAAATTGATTTAACAGGCGTTAGACTTGTGCttccaaaaacaaaattttctatGGTATTGCCAGAAGTAGAAGCTGCCTTAGCAGATATTCCTGGAGTCCGCAGTGTTGTCTTGTTTGGAGTAGAA ACTCACGTGTGCATCCAGCAAACAGCATTGGAATTGGTTGGCAGAGGTGTGGAAGTTCACATTGTAGCAGATGCCACCTCATCAAGAAGTATGATGGACAGGATGTTTGCTCTTGAG cgTCTTGCTCGCACTGGAATAATAGTTACCACTAGTGAGGCCATCTTGCTGCAGCTGGTAGCTGATAAAGATCATCCAAAATTCAAAGAAATTCAAAACATCATTAAGGCAAGTGCTCCGGAGTCAGGGCTCCTTTCCAAAGTATAA